The DNA segment TCGGCGGCGAGAACCACAACGGTCGCCTCTCCCCTCCCATGCCGACGCGCTTCGCCAATCCGTTTGCGCCGGACCTGCCCGCACCCGGCAGGGGCGACGGCGACGCCGCGCCGGCCAACGCGCCGATGCATACGCCCGGCATGTTCAGCGAGCGTGAGATCGCCGGCGCGATCGATGCGATCCGGGACGGTCGGCCCGTGCCGGTCTCGACTTCGTCCGGCCTCTCGCGGACGGGCGTGCCGGATCGCCGCGCGTTGGACAACTCCATCGACTATGGCCCGTTCGATGGCGGTATCCACACCATGCCGGACATGACCCTTCAGCCGTACTACACGCCGCCGCGTGAGGAGGCGCCTCGCATCCAGCCGCCGGCCGCGCGCGAGCGGGGGCTTGCGATGCTCGCCGAAGGGCGTGCGGCCCACGCGCGGGCCGCACTGCGGGACCACCTCTCCGACGACCCCGAGGATGCCGAGGCCGCATTCGCACTCGGAGTTGCGGCCGTGCTCGCGGGCGACGCGCCGGGCGGCGTCGCGTCGATCACGGAAGCCCTCTGGATCGACGGCGAAATCGCGGGACGAGCGGACCTGCTCGACACGCTGCTGCCTCGCACGGCTGACCGTCGCAAACTGACGCAGGCCCTCGTGCCCCACGCCGAGCGTGCCCGCACCGGCGAGGCGTACCTGGCCGCGGCGTTCTCGGTGCACGCCATGGGCAACACCGGTCGTGCGCTCGAACTGATCCGCAAGGGCGAGCAGGCGGGCCTGGATGCCGACCTCGCGGCCCGGCTCGCTGCCGCTTGGACCGCCCCTCGTCGGTAAACTTGTCAGGGCACATGCGCGGTTCCCACGAAACGAGCCGCAACCGTGAGGGAGCGGTTCCCCACGCAAGGAGGCCGCAATGTTCCGGTCAACCACAATCCGCATGTCCGCGCTTCTGTGCGCGATCGCCGTCGCGCCGGCCTTTGCTCAGCACACCCAGCCCACAACCGGCGGCGTGCGCGTCACGCTGCCGAACGTCTACGGCTTCAACCGCTCGCTCCCGATGGAGCGCACCGCGGACATCACGCCCATCCGTTCCGTGACCGTGCCCGCCGTGGTCGGCTCGCCCGTGATCTTTACGACCGGCCGGCGCGTGTACGTGCAGGAGTCCGGCTTCCGGCTGAACGCCTCGTACTCCGGCGACCGCTGGTCGATCGACGCTCGTCTCGGCTCCGACCCCGTGCAACTCATCGACGGCCGGTGGGTCACCGTCCCGGGCTACCGCTACGTCTATCCGCGCTATCCGTACACCCGCTATTACGACCGGTGGAGCGGCTACTACCCGCGCTACCCGATCGACGGCACGCTGACCGCGCCGCCGCAGATCGTGTACGTCACGCAGCCCACACAGCCCGCCGCGCAACCCGAGCCGCTCACGCCCATCGAGCGGGCGCGCGTGCTGCTCCGTTTCGAGCAATCGCAGGAAGCGGTTGCGGCCCTGCGCGAGCATCTGCGCGACGACCCGGAGGATGCGCCCGCCATGCGCCTGCTCGGCCTTGCGCTCATCGAGTCCGGCGATCCGGCCCAAGGCGCGGCCGTGCTCGCCCTCGCCTACCGCACCGATCCGACGCTCGCCGGCAACCCCGCGGACCTCGACCTCTTCGCGGGCCGGCCGGGCCGGGCGCGGAGCATGATCGACCGCTCAATGCAGTACGCCGCGCGGGCAAACTCGGCCTCCGGGTGGCTCGCGGCGACGGTGATGCTGCACGCCGACGGCCGGGCCGCCGCCGCCCGCCGCGTGCTCGAACGCGCCCGCGAGGCGGGCCTGGAGTCGGAGGTCTACGACCGACTCTCGGCGCAAGTGGGGTTCCCCGGTCGAGGGTGACCGTTCGTCTTGCCCGCCCCTTTCACGCGGCTATTGTTCAGGCCCTGCGCGGACGGTGGGTCCGTGCCGACAAATCGGTGCCGGTTGCACCACCGAGCCTGCCCGCACCCCTGGCCGGGGCGGGTCTGAGCCGGGCTTTGCCCGGGGCCGGTGGGAGGTGGAGTCCGATGGCCAAGAAAGAAGTCGTCAAATCGTTCAAGCTGATGGCCCCCGGTGGGTCGGCCACGCCCGCGCCACCTCTCGGCCCCGTCTTGGGCGCGAACGGCGTCAACCCGGGCCAGTTCATCCAGCAGTTCAACGCGGCGACCGCGAAACTGGGCGGGAAACTGGTCGGGTGCATCGTGACGGTCTATAGCGACCGCTCGTTCACCTTCGAGATCAAGAGCTCGCCGGCCTCGGTGCTCATCAAGGAGGCCGCGGGGATCGAGAAAGGCTCGGGCGTGCCCAACAAGGAGAAGGTGGGCACGATCACGAAGTCGCAGGTGCGGAAGATCGCGCAGGAGAAGCTCGCCGACCTGAACTCGGGGAGCGTCGAGGCGGCGATGCGCGTGGTCGAGGGCACGGCCCGTTCGATGGGCGTCACCGTGGTGGAGGGCTGAGCCATGCCGAAACTGAGCAAGCGAGCACGCGCCAACGCCCCTCTTGCCCCGCAGTCGCCGCTGCCGATGCCGGAGGCGATCGCCGCGCTGAAGAAGTTCAAGCCGCCGAAGTTCGACCAGACGGTCGAGGTGGTGATGCACCTCGGCGTGGACGTGAAGCAGGCGGACCAGAACCTGCGCGGTTCGGTGAGCCTGCCCCGGGGGATCGGCAAGACCAAGCGCGTGGTCGCGTTCTGCACCGCGGACGTGACGAAGGACGCGCTGGCCGCCGGCGCGACGAAGGCGGGCGGCGAGGAGCTGGTCGCCGAGATCGAGGGCGGGTGGATGGACTTCGACGTGGCCGTTGCCAGCCCGGACATGATGCGCGTGATCTCGAAACTGGGCCGGGTGCTCGGGCCGAAGGGGCTGATGCCCTCGCCCAAGAACGGCACGGTGACGAAGAACGTGGTGGACGCGGTGAAGGAGTTCGCCGCGGGCAAGGTGGAGTATCGCACGGACAAGAGCGGGAACGTCCACGCGATCATCGGCAAGATGTCGTTCCCGGAGAGCGACCTGCTGGAGAACCTGCAGCACTTCGTCGCCACGATCGAGAAGGCGAAGCCCTCCTCGGTGAAAGGGACGTACGTCAAGAAGATCAGCGTCTGCGGCACCATGACCCCGGGCGTCCAGGTGCAGTACGCCTCGGCAGTCCCGACCGCCTGAACGACCCCCAAGGGGAACGACCATGTCCAAAGCCGTCAAAGAGATCATCATCCGCGACTACCGCGACCGGCTCAACGGCGTCGAAGAGATGCTGCTGGTGAGCATCCGCGGCGTGAGCGCGAACGACGCGAACAAGATCCGCTCCGGTCTCGCGAAGAAGAACATCCGAGTGACCGTGCTTCGCAACACCCTCGCCCGCAAGGCGTTCGAGGGTACGCCGCTCAGCGCGCTCGAACCCATGCTCTCCGGCCCGACCGCCGGGGTGTACGGCGGCGAGACGGTCGTTGAGGTCGCCCGCGAGATCGTCGAACTCGTCAAGACCTTCCCCGGCATCGAACTCAAGGGGGCGGTGCTCGATGGCGAGCTGTACGCCGGCGAAGAGGGCGTCAAGCGGCTGAGCACCATGCCCACGCGCGAAGAGGCGATCGCGCAGGCCGTCACGCTCATCCTTAGCCCGGCCCGCAAGCTCGCGGCCCAGATCAAGGGACCAGGCTCGCGCCTGGCGGGCGTCGTCAAGACCATCGAAGAGAAACTGGAGAAGGGCGAGACGATCGCCAAGTCCGCGTGATCGAACGAAGCAGGCATCCGCGTCCGACTGGCCCCGCACGGGGTTAAAGCGCCGAACGGTTCGGCCCCTCTCGGGCGAGTGCATCGACAGAACGAGGTTCCACCATGTCCGAGACCGCAACCAAGGAGTTCTCCGCGAAGATCACCAAACTCGGCGACGAGCTTGCCGGGCTGAGCCTGAAGGAAGCCGTCGATCTGGGCGACTACCTGAAGGAGACCTACGGCATCGAGGCCGCGGCCGGCGGCGCGGTCGTCATGGCCGGCCCGGGCGGAGGCGGCGGGGCTCCGGCGGTCGAGGAGAAGACGGAGTTCGACGTCATCCTCAAGGCTGCAGGCGCCGAGAAGATCAAGGTCATCAAGGTTGTCCGCGAGGCGACCGGGCTTGGCCTGAAGGAGGCCAAGGATCTGGTCGACGGCGCTCCCAAGCCCGTCAAGCAGGGCCTCTCGAAGGAGGATGCGGACAAGCTGGCTGCGGCTCTGAAGGAGGCGGGCGCCGAGGTCGAACTGAAGTGATCCATCGGCCGGACACCCGGGGGCAGGGCAAGAAGCCCTCCCCCCGGGTGCCTTTGTCTCTCGGGAATCAAATCAGGTAGTTTCCCTTGTTCTCGGACGTTCGTAGGGCTGGGACAGGGCGGGCTATACTGCTGGGTTCTGGGTCGAGCATCTGGCACAAGGCGTCGGGGCAGCGTGGCAGCAGCGGGGCAGGCTTGAACACACAGGCAGGGCTGACGGCGTGCGCCGCGCACAGCGCGGACGAATGCCGTAGTCAAACCATCACCGCGAGGTAGTTGATGGCAGGGAAGACCGTGCGCGAAAAGAGGGTGCGCAACTACTCGAAGCGCGGGGACGGGATGAGCATCCCGGACCTGACGGAACTTCAGGGGCGTGCGTACGAGCGGTTCCTCCAGTTGAACAAGGGTCCGCACGAGCGCGACCCGTCGCTCGGGCTGGAGGCTCTCCTCCGGGAAGTGTTCCCGATCGAGAGCTACGACGGCACGATGCGCCTGGAGTACTTGCACTACACGCTCGACGAGCCGCGGTATACGCCCGACGAATGCCGCGAACTGCGTCTGACGTACGGGCGTCCGTTCCGCCTTGCGGTTCGTCTTCAGCGCGACAACCACGCCGACCTGCCGGAAGAGGACATCTTCCTCGGCGAGTTCCCGATCATGATGGGCGGCGGCGAGTTCATCGTGAACGGCGCGGAGCGCGTCATCGTCAGTCAGTTGCACCGCTCCCCCGGCGTGGACTTCCAGATCGTCTCCAGCGAGGGCGACCGCCCGCTGCACTCGGCACGGATCATCCCCGAGCGCGGCTCGTGGATCGAGCTGGAGGTGACAAAGAAGGATGTACTGGCGATGAAGATCGACCAGTCCACCAAGATGGCGGCCACGACCTTCTTGCGCTGTCTGGACGAGTCCGTCGCCTCGACCGACGCGATCATCTCCCTCTTTTACGAGGTCTCCGAGATCAAGGCCGCGGACGTGCAGCCCGAGCACTGGGCCGCCCAGTCGATCATCGACACCGAAACGGGCGAGGAGTTCGTCCATGTCGGACGCCAGATCGGCGACAAGGCGGAGGCCATCCGTTCGTCGAGCCTGAAGAAGGTCCGCGTGGTGCAGAACCCGTCGGACGAACTGATCCTGAACACGGTCGCGGAGGAGAAACTGGAGCAGTTCGAGGCGGCCACCGACCGCGAGAAGGCGCTGCTGAAGGTGTACTCGCGGCTGCGTCCGGGCAACCCGCCGCAGGTGGACAAGGCGCTGCAGCTCTTCAACGAGAAGTTCTTCGACGAGAACCGCTACCGCTTGGGCAAGGTGGGCCGATTCCGCATCAACCGGAAGTTCGACCTGGACACGCCGGATGACGCGATGTTCCTCTCGTCGGAGGACTACCTGAAGGTCATCGCGTACATCCTCGACCTGCGCTCGAACCGCCTGGACCCGAAGACGGGCAGGCCCGCCGCCCAGATCGACGACATCGACCACCTCGGCAACCGCCGCCTGCGCACGCTCGACGAACTGGCGGTGGACGAGCTGCGCAAGGGCTTCCTGAAGCTGCGGCGCACCGTGCAGGAACGCATGAGCGTGAAGGATCCCGAGGAGGTGACGAAGATCGCCGACCTCGTGAACTCCAAGAGCATCTCGTCGGCGATCGACTTCTTCTTCGGGCGCTCCGAGCTGAGCCAGGTCGTGGACCAGACGAACCCGCTCTCCACGCTGGTGCACGAGCGCAGGCTCTCCGCGCTCGGGCCGGGCGGGCTGAACCGCAAGCGCGCCGGCTTCGAGGTCCGCGACGTCCACATCTCCCACTACGGACGCATCTGCCCGATCGAGACGCCTGAAGGCACGAACATCGGCCTCATCGCGTCGCTGGGCATCTTCGCCTCCGTGGACGAGTACGGCTTCCTGCGCACGGCCTACCGCGTCGTGAAGAACGGCAAGCCCACGGGCGAGGTCGTACACCTGCGCGCCGACGAGGAGATGAAGGCCGTTCTTGCCCCCGCGGACGCGGTGGAGCCGGACGGGAAGCTGCGCGCCGGGACAATCCTGGCCCGCGTGGACAGCGAGCTGAAGGAGATCGACTCGGGTCAGGTGGACTATCTCGACATCTCGCCCAAGCAGATCGTGGGCATCTCGGCCGCGCTGATCCCGTTCCTGGAGCACGACGATGCGAACCGCGCGCTGATGGGTTCGAACATGCAGCGCCAGGCCGTGCCCCTCATCCGCGTGGAGCCCCCGGCGATCGCGACGGGCGTCGAGACGCACGTCGGCATGAACTCGGGCATGGTGGTGCGGGCGAAGCGAGGCGGGACTGTCACCTTCGCCGATGCCGAGCGCATCATCATCGACAACGCGGACGAGTATGTCCTGCGCAAGTTCGTGGGCCTCAACGAGCGCACCTGCCTGAACCAGCGCCCCGTCGTCCGCTCCGGGCAGAAGGTCGAGAAGGGGCAGGTCATCGCCGATGGCGCGGCCACCTGCCAGGGCGAGCTCGCCATCGGCAAGAACGTCCTCATCGCCTTCAACACTTTCGACGGGTACAACTTCGAGGACGCCATCGTCATCAGCGAGCGGCTGGTGAAGGACGACGTCTTCACCAGCATCCACATCGACGCCTTCGACGTCGAGATCCGCGAGACCAAGCTCGGACGCGAGGAGTTCACCCGCGACATCCCGAACGTCTCGGAGAAGATGCTCCGCAACCTCGACGACAACGGCGTGATCCGCGTCGGGGCGCGCGTCGGCCCGGGCGACATCCTCGTCGGCAAGGTCAGCCCCAAGAGCAAGACCGAGCTGACCCCCGAGGAGAAACTGCTGCACGCCATCTTCGGCCGCGCGGGCGAGGACGTGAAGAACGACTCGCTCGAAGTGCCCGCCGGCGTCGAGGGCATCGTGATCGGCACGAAGAAGTTCTCGCGCCGCACGCACATGAACGAGGCCCAGAAGAAGCAGCAGAAGAAGGACATCGAGGCCTACGAACGCTCGATGGACGTGAAGGCGATCGATCTCTTCCGCGAGATGACCGCCGCGATCAACGCGATCACCGGCTCCGAGATGGTGGACCCGATGACCCGCCAGAAGGTGGGCGCGAGCGACATCCCGGAGGTCATCCTCGAACAGATCAAGACCTTCGACGTGAAGTGGATCAAGGGATCGAAGGAGACACGCGAACGCGCGGAAGTCGTGCAGAAGCAGTACTGGCCGCGCATCGAGGCGATCGAGCAGGAGAAGCAGCGCAAGGTCTCGCACATGAAGCGGGGCGACGAGCTGCCCTCCGGCGTGCTGGAGATGGTGAAGGTCTACCTCGCCTCGAAGCGCCACCTCTCGGTCGGCGACAAGATGGCGGGACGCCACGGCAACAAGGGCGTCATCGCCCGCATCGTGCCCGAAGAGGACATGCCGTTCATGGAGGACGGCACGCCGGTGGACGTGCTGCTGAACCCGCTGGGCGTGCCCAGCCGCATGAACGTCGGGCAGATTCTCGAACTGCACCTCGGCTGGGCGGCGCACGTGCTGGGCTTCCAGGCCGTCACGCCCGTGTTCGACGGCGCGACGGAGGAGGAAATCCACGCGGCGATCGAGGAGGCGAACGCGGACGTCGAGCGGCGCACCCGCGAGTACGAGGAGCAGGGCCGCTGGCCGCACCCGCGCGAGATCCTGGCCAGGATGCCGCGCGGCGGGAAGATCCAGCTGTACGACGGCCGCACGGGCGACCCGTTCAAGCAGCGCACCTCCGTCGGATTCATGTACCTGCTCAAACTGCACCACCTCGTGGACGACAAGATCCACGCCCGCGCGACCGGCCCGTACTCGCTCATCACCCAGCAGCCCCTCGGCGGCAAGGCCCGCACCGGCGGGCAGCGCTTCGGCGAGATGGAAGTCTGGGCGCTGGAAGCGTACGGCGCGGCGTACATCCTTCAGGAACTGCTGACGGTGAAGTCAGACGACGTCGAAGGCCGCACGAAGATCTACGAGAGCATGGTCAAAGGCACGAACAAGCTGGAGGCGGGCATGCCCGTCGCCTTCGACGTGCTGTGCAACGAACTCAAGGGCCTGGGCATGAACGTGACGCTGGAGAAGCGGCGGCTGGACACGGGCGCCCTGCTCTAGCAGGACGCGGTCGGGGCCGCGTGCGCCGAGGACTGCACGCCGCGCCGGGCACGACATGGTCCGCTGTCCTCGACGGTCGACGAGCGAGAACTGAGCCGCACACATCGCGGGAGTAGACACGAATGTCCGACACCGTGTACGAGAGAGTGAACGACTTCACCGGCGTGAAGATCACCCTGGCGTCGCCCAACGACATCCGGGCCTGGTCGTACGGCGAGGTGAAGAAGCCCGAGACCATCAACTACCGCACCTACCGCCCCGAGAAGGACGGCCTCTTCTGCGAGCGCATCTTCGGCCCCGAGCGCGACTACGAGTGCGCCTGCGGCAAGTACCGCGGCACGAAGTACAAGGGCATCATCTGCGACCGCTGCGGCGTGAAGGTCACGCACTCACGCGTGCGGCGCAAGCGCATGGGGCACATCAACCTCGCCGCCCCCGTCGTCCACATCTGGTTCTTCAAGAGCATGCCCAGCCGCCTCGGCACGCTGCTGGGCATGAAGACCTCGGACCTCGAAAAGGTCATCTACTACCAGGATTACGTCGTGGTCGATCCCGGCGACACCGACCTCAAGCCCCGCCAGATCCTCACCGAGGACGACCACCGCGCCAACGTGGACAAGTACGGCAACGCGTTCCGGGCGCTGATGGGCGCGGACGCCATCCGCGAACTCATCGAGCGGCTCGACCTCGCGAACGAGGCCGAGCAGCTCCGCACCGAACTGCGCGAGACTCGCTCCAAGCAGAAGATCAAGGACTACGCCAAGCGGCTGAAGCTCATCGAGCAGGTCCGCGGCAGCGAGAACCACCCGGCGTGGCTGGTGATGGACGTCATCCCGGTCATCCCGCCCGACCTGCGCCCGCTCGTGCTGCTCGAATCGGGCAACTTCGCCACCAGCGACCTGAACGATCTCTACCGGCGCATCATCAACCGCAACAACCGCCTGAAGAAACTGATGGACCTCAACGCCCCCGAGGTCATCATCCGCAACGAGAAGCGGATGCTGCAGCAGGCGGTGGACGCGCTCTTCGACAACGGCCGCTGCCGGCGCCCGGTGCTCGGTTCGAGCAACCGCCCGCTCAAGTCGCTGACGGACATGATCAAGGGCAAACAGGGCCGGTTCCGCGAGAACCTCCTCGGCAAGCGCGTGGACTACTCCGCGCGATCCGTCATCGTGGTCGGGCCGGAGCTCAAGCTGCACCAGTGCGGTCTGCCCAAGAAGATCGCCCTCGAGCTCTACCAGCCCTTCATCATCCGCAAGCTCAAGGAGCAGGGCCTGGCGGACACCATCAAATCCGCCAAGCGCATGCTCGAACGGCGCGACGCGGAGGTGTGGGACATCCTCGAACAGGTCATCTACCAGCATCCGGTGCTGCTGAACCGCGCCCCGACGCTGCACCGCATGGGCATCCAGGCGTTCGAGCCGGTGCTGGTCGAGGGGAACGCGATCCGCATCCACCCGCTGGTGTGCGGCGGATTCAACGCCGACTTCGACGGCGACCAGATGGCCGTCCACCTCCCCCTGAGCATCGAGGCGCAGGCCGAAGCCCACGTGCTCATGCTGAGCACGCACAACATCTTCTCGCCCGCGAACGGCAAGCCGATCATCTCGGCGTCGCAGGACATCGTGATGGGCGTGTACTTCCTGACGACGGAAGTGCCCGATTCACGCCCGGTCGAGCAGCTCCGCTCGTTCAAGGACCGGCACGAGGCGATCCTGGCGTACGAGCAGGGCGTGATCGACATCCACGAGTTCGTCACGGTCCGGATCGAGGAGTTCCGCAAGATCGTCTCCTCGCAGGGGGGCGCGCCGGCGGACTTCCCCGCGAGCCGTCGCATCCGGACGACCGTCGGGCGAGTGCTGTTCTCCGACATCATCGAGGAAGCGAAGCGCATCGCACGCCGCGAGTGGACGACCGAGCTGGGCCTGGCCGCCACGGACGAGCGGCGCGCCGAGTGCCGCCAGCGGCTCGAACAGGTCGAGCACATGCCCTACTACAACTGCGCGCTGGGCAAGAAGGGGTGCGCGCGCGTCATTGACGACGTGTACGACCTCTGCGGCCGGCCCGCCACGATCGAACTGCTCGACCTGATGAAGGAGATCGGGTTCAAGCAGTCCACGCTCGCCGGCCTCTCCTTCGGCGTCTACGACATGCGCATCCCCGCGGAGAAGAGCGAGCTGCTCGCCGAGGCCCAGCGCAGGGTCGATCGCGTCGAGAAGAACTACGACCGCGGCATCATCACGCACCGCGAGCGTTACAACCAGCTCCTCGACATCTGGGCCCACTGCCGCGAGGAAGTCACCACGAAACTCATCGAAACCCTCAGGCACGACCGGCGCGACGAGAACGGCGAGTACGCCGACATCGCCTCCGGCGCGGGCAGGCACTACCTCAACCCCGTCTACCTCATGTCCGACTCCGGCGCCCGCGGCAACATCAGCCAGATGATGCAGCTGGCCGGCATGCGCGGCCTGATGGCCAAGCCCTCGGGCGAGATCATCGAGACCCCCATCCGCGCCAACTTCCGCGAGGGCCTCAACATCCTCGAGTACTTCTCCTCGACGCACGGCGCCCGCAAGGGGCTGGCGGACACCGCCCTCAAGACCGCCGACTCCGGCTACCTCACCCGCAAACTCTGCGACATCGCCCAGTCCGTCATCGTGGGCGAGCACGACTGCGGCTCCAGGCGCGGCATCGTCAAACGCGCCATCTACAAGGGCGACGAGATCGACGTTCCCCTCCGCGACCAGATCGAGGGACGCGTCAGCCTCAACAACATCGTCAACCCCATGTACGACACGCAGATCGTCCGCGAGAACGAGATCATCACGAGGGAGATCGCCAAGAAGATCGAGGAGCTCGGCATCGAGGCCGTCTACGTCCGCTCTCCCCTCACCAGCGAGAGCAGCACCGGCTGCTCGGTCATGGACTACGGCCTGGACATGTCCACCGGCAAGCCGGTCGAGATCGGGATGGCCGTCGGCATCATCGCCGCCCAGTCCATCGGCGAGCCGGGAACGCAGCTGACGATGCGCACCTTCCACACCGGCGGCATCGGCACACGCTCCGTCGCCGAGAGCGAGTACCGCGCCGGCGTCGCCGGCACCGTCGTCATCCGCGATTGCAGCGAGGCCCCCGTCACCGACGAGGACGGCCGCGAAGTCCTCGTCTCTCTCAAACGCAACGGCGAGATCGCCATCTTCGACGCCAAGGGACGCGAGGTCGAGAAGTTCAAGGTGCCCTACGGCGGGTTCATCCTCGTCAAGCCCGGGCAGGAAGTGAAGAAGGGACAGGAACTCGTCAAGTGGGACCCGCACCGCACCCCCACCCTCGCCGAGAAGCCCGGAAGGGTCCAGTTCGTCGACATCGTCCTGGGCGAGACCTACCGCGAGGAGGACGCCGGCCATGGCCGCGATAAGGCCAAGGTCGTCATCGAGCACAAGGGTGACCTCCACCCCCAGATCAACATCGTCGATGCGCAGGGCAACATCCTCGACTTCCACTATCTCCCCGCCAAGGCTCGCATCGAGGTCAAGGACGGCCAGGAAGTCCAAGCCGGGCACATGCTCGCGCGCCAGCCCCGCGCCGCGGGCGGCTCGCAGGACATCGTCGGCGGCCTCCCCCGCGTGACCGAGATCTTCGAGGCCCGAAAGCCGAAGGATCCCGCCTACGTCGCCGAGATCACCGGCCGAGTGGAACTCCTCTCGGACAAGCGCAAGGGCAAGATGACCATCCGCATCACGTCCGACTCGGGCATCGAGAAGGACCACCACGTCCTGTCGGACAAGCACCTGCTCGTGCACGGCGGCGACTTCGTGCAGGCCGGCGACCCGCTCACCGAAGGCCCGCTCGTGCCCCACGACATCCTGCGCATCAAGGGCGAGGAAGCCCTCTGGACCTACATGCTCGACGAGGTGCAGAACGTCTACCGCGCCCAGGGCGTCACCATCAACGACAAGCACATCGAGCTCATCCTGAGCCAGATGCTCCGCAAGGTGAAGATCGAGAACACCGGCGATACCGACCTGCTGCCGCAGGAAGTCGTCGACAAGTTCCAGTTCCGCCAGACCAACAACAAGATCGCCTCGATGCTGCGCGTGGTCGAGTCAGGCGGGACGGACCTGCGCGTGGGCGAACTGGTCCACAAGGACGTGGTGAAGGAGGCGAACGCCAAGGCCGAGGCCGAGGGCAAGGAGC comes from the Synechococcales cyanobacterium CNB genome and includes:
- the rpoC gene encoding DNA-directed RNA polymerase subunit beta': MSDTVYERVNDFTGVKITLASPNDIRAWSYGEVKKPETINYRTYRPEKDGLFCERIFGPERDYECACGKYRGTKYKGIICDRCGVKVTHSRVRRKRMGHINLAAPVVHIWFFKSMPSRLGTLLGMKTSDLEKVIYYQDYVVVDPGDTDLKPRQILTEDDHRANVDKYGNAFRALMGADAIRELIERLDLANEAEQLRTELRETRSKQKIKDYAKRLKLIEQVRGSENHPAWLVMDVIPVIPPDLRPLVLLESGNFATSDLNDLYRRIINRNNRLKKLMDLNAPEVIIRNEKRMLQQAVDALFDNGRCRRPVLGSSNRPLKSLTDMIKGKQGRFRENLLGKRVDYSARSVIVVGPELKLHQCGLPKKIALELYQPFIIRKLKEQGLADTIKSAKRMLERRDAEVWDILEQVIYQHPVLLNRAPTLHRMGIQAFEPVLVEGNAIRIHPLVCGGFNADFDGDQMAVHLPLSIEAQAEAHVLMLSTHNIFSPANGKPIISASQDIVMGVYFLTTEVPDSRPVEQLRSFKDRHEAILAYEQGVIDIHEFVTVRIEEFRKIVSSQGGAPADFPASRRIRTTVGRVLFSDIIEEAKRIARREWTTELGLAATDERRAECRQRLEQVEHMPYYNCALGKKGCARVIDDVYDLCGRPATIELLDLMKEIGFKQSTLAGLSFGVYDMRIPAEKSELLAEAQRRVDRVEKNYDRGIITHRERYNQLLDIWAHCREEVTTKLIETLRHDRRDENGEYADIASGAGRHYLNPVYLMSDSGARGNISQMMQLAGMRGLMAKPSGEIIETPIRANFREGLNILEYFSSTHGARKGLADTALKTADSGYLTRKLCDIAQSVIVGEHDCGSRRGIVKRAIYKGDEIDVPLRDQIEGRVSLNNIVNPMYDTQIVRENEIITREIAKKIEELGIEAVYVRSPLTSESSTGCSVMDYGLDMSTGKPVEIGMAVGIIAAQSIGEPGTQLTMRTFHTGGIGTRSVAESEYRAGVAGTVVIRDCSEAPVTDEDGREVLVSLKRNGEIAIFDAKGREVEKFKVPYGGFILVKPGQEVKKGQELVKWDPHRTPTLAEKPGRVQFVDIVLGETYREEDAGHGRDKAKVVIEHKGDLHPQINIVDAQGNILDFHYLPAKARIEVKDGQEVQAGHMLARQPRAAGGSQDIVGGLPRVTEIFEARKPKDPAYVAEITGRVELLSDKRKGKMTIRITSDSGIEKDHHVLSDKHLLVHGGDFVQAGDPLTEGPLVPHDILRIKGEEALWTYMLDEVQNVYRAQGVTINDKHIELILSQMLRKVKIENTGDTDLLPQEVVDKFQFRQTNNKIASMLRVVESGGTDLRVGELVHKDVVKEANAKAEAEGKEPAKTKRARPATGRTLLLGITKASLQSESFLSGASFQETTKVLTEAALKGAEDTLVGLKENVLLGHLIPAGTGFRLYQDLRVKYLAEPPKDDLDEEAEMLAEAARAAEALGANRNDSLGVPHVEVRSDLVGERAEAARDN